From the Paenibacillus tianjinensis genome, the window GCTGGCCCGTATTGTTCAGGCCATGGGAACAGCACTGCTCCTTCCGCTAATGTTCAATACGATCCTGGTTATCATTCCTCCTGAGAAAAGAGGAGCGGCAATGGGGCTCATCGGTCTGGTCATTATGGTCGCGCCTGCTGTAGGACCGACAATTGCCGGCCTGCTGATCTCAAACTTAAGCTGGCACTGGATTTTCTGGCTGTCGCTACCTTTCCTGGTCATCGCACTAATCTGCGGAATCCTGTTCATGCAGAATGTATCCGAGGTCACCAAGCCGAAGATTGATGTGCTTTCCATAGTGCTATCATCGTTTGGCTTCGGCGGCATCGTGTACGGATTCAGCAGCGCGGGTGAAGAGAGCGGCTGGAGTAGTCCCAAAGTAATCATTGCGATTGCTATTGGCGTTGTAGCTCTTGTTCTGTTCGCCATCCGCCAGCTGACGATGAAGCAGCCGATGATTAATCTCCGTGCCTTCAAGTTCCCTATGTTTACAGTAGGGGTGCTGATGATCTTCATCTGCATGATGGTTATTCTGTCTTCGATGCTGATTCTTCCGATGTATCTCCAGCAGGGTCAAGGCTATAGTGCATTCAAAGCAGGTCTGCTGCTCTTACCCGGCGGGATTATCAACGGCTTGATGTCTCCGCTGATGGGACGTTTGTTTGATAAATACGGACCGAAATGGCTCGTTATTCCGGGACTCGTGGTTGTGGCAGTATCACTCTGGTTCTTCTCCAGCATCACTGCTACGTCCACAGTCATTTTTGTTATCGTTCTGCACAGCGCCCTGATGATCGGAATTTCGATGATTATGATGCCTGCCCAGACGAACGGGATCAACCAGTTACCGCTGGAGTATTATCCTGACGGCACAGCAATCATGAACACGCTGCAGCAGGTAGCGGGCGCGATCGGTACTGCGCTGGCTGTAAGCATCATGACCTCAGGCACGAAGAATTATATGAAGACAGTAACTGATGCTACCGATCCATCGAATGTACTGGCGGCATTTACCCATGGGGTGCAGAACGCGTTTATTTTCGGAATGATCATGGCTGTTATCGGTCTGATTATTGCATTCTTCCTCAAACGGGTGATTATTCAGCATAAATCACAAGCACCAATGCATTAATTCTTGTGTTAAACAATCCTGGCTGACCACTGCCGGAAAAAGGCATATCCGCTCTGCGGGTATGCCTTTTTTGTGCTGGACTTCCTGAGGGGGATAATGTAACTTATACAGCGTAAATATTTCCAAGGATGCTGGATGAAGGAGGAGAAGGATGCCGCAGCGAGGTGAACAAGACAATAAAGAAATTATGAAGAAACGGTT encodes:
- a CDS encoding DHA2 family efflux MFS transporter permease subunit; this encodes MQGKQQPQVKQFKTIPILVSLLIAGFIGMFSETALNVALSDLMTVLNITPTTAQWLTTAYLLTLGILVPISGLLLQWFTTRQLFVAALSFSIAGTFIAAMSPSFEFLLLARIVQAMGTALLLPLMFNTILVIIPPEKRGAAMGLIGLVIMVAPAVGPTIAGLLISNLSWHWIFWLSLPFLVIALICGILFMQNVSEVTKPKIDVLSIVLSSFGFGGIVYGFSSAGEESGWSSPKVIIAIAIGVVALVLFAIRQLTMKQPMINLRAFKFPMFTVGVLMIFICMMVILSSMLILPMYLQQGQGYSAFKAGLLLLPGGIINGLMSPLMGRLFDKYGPKWLVIPGLVVVAVSLWFFSSITATSTVIFVIVLHSALMIGISMIMMPAQTNGINQLPLEYYPDGTAIMNTLQQVAGAIGTALAVSIMTSGTKNYMKTVTDATDPSNVLAAFTHGVQNAFIFGMIMAVIGLIIAFFLKRVIIQHKSQAPMH